One genomic region from Clarias gariepinus isolate MV-2021 ecotype Netherlands chromosome 22, CGAR_prim_01v2, whole genome shotgun sequence encodes:
- the LOC128510451 gene encoding C4b-binding protein alpha chain-like: MLLYMLTFFMLLMTVNVQAKCVRPVVGENRILSGESNEHTFSDGSSVTFKCSPGYVPERSSASRSIICMGTQWNDLQLQCKKRSCGNPGEIFNGKYLFQEGIIFGATITAQCNKGFRLVGQPQRNCRETGWDGRAPVCEVVKCLKPPSIANGMFNPVADSYDYANVITYSCKGGLDLIGTSELSCSDDGTFQPPAPQCLFVSCERPVIPNAIRIEGKSPPYKYKQFVRYQCNKGYRMEGSDFLICTEDGWNPRPPQCTVITCSKPPDIANGQFYPSKLLYEYGQSVTYSCDTGFRLSGISTIVCTDDETFQKSPQCLEVTCDAPNIKNAVIVKRKTSPYRYKMTIQYQCNEGYSMEGSDLLTCKENGWNPPPPKCNIATCSKLPGIKNVQFKPLKEFYEYGETVTYSCEEGFRLQFTSTISCTDDGTFQTSPRCLEVTCDPPNIENADVVGEKAPSYTYNMTIQYQCEEDYTMEGSDLLTCKENGWDPPPPKCNKVTCDEPPTNRICIVENKAKYYEHKSLVQVRCNPGNTEWTYDIICEENGWNPAPSH; the protein is encoded by the exons ATGTTGCTCTACATGCTCACCTTCTTTATGCTTCTCATGACTGTAAATGTCCAAG CCAAATGTGTGAGGCCTGTTGTTGGGGAAAACAGAATTTTATCTGGTGAATCAAATGAACACACCTTCTCTGATGGATCATCTGTAACATTCAAATGCTCACCTGGTTATGTGCCTGAGAGATCATCTGCTTCCAGGTCTATCATCTGTATGGGGACCCAATGGAACGACCTTCAGCTTCAATGCAAAA AAAGATCATGTGGAAATCCTGGTGAGATCTTCAATGGAAAGTATTTATTTCAAGAAGGAATTATTTTTGGTGCAACCATTACAGCACAATGTAATAAAgg ATTTCGGCTTGTTGGACAACCACAAAGAAATTGCAGAGAAACTGGTTGGGATGGAAGAGCTCCTGTTTGTGAAG tggtaAAGTGTCTAAAACCTCCCAGTATAGCAAATGGCATGTTTAATCCTGTGGCAGACTCATACGATTATGCAAATGTAATCACCTACTCTTGTAAAGGAGGTCTTGATCTTATTGGAACTTCAGAACTATCATGTTCTGATGATGGAACCTTTCAGCCTCCTGCTCCTCAGTGTCTGT ttgTGTCCTGTGAGAGACCAGTAATCCCTAACGCAATAAGAATTGAAGGAAAATCACCACCTTATAAATATAAGCAGTTTGTCCGCTATCAGTGTAATAAAGGCTACAGAATGGAAGGGTCTGACTTCCTGATATGTACAGAAGATGGGTGGAATCCACGTCCTCCTCAGTGCACTg tTATAACTTGCTCAAAACCTCCTGATATAGCCAATGGACAATTTTACCCATCAAAACTGTTATATGAATATGGACAAAGCGTCACATACTCTTGTGATACAGGTTTTAGACTTAGTGGAATTTCTACAATAGTATGTACTGATGATGAAACATTTCAGAAGTCTCCTCAGTGCCTGg AGGTGACCTGTGATGCACCTAATATTAAAAATGCAGTCATAGTTAAAAGAAAGACTTCACCCTATAGATACAAAATGACCATCCAGTACCAGTGTAATGAAGGCTACAGCATGGAGGGGTCTGACCTCCTGACCTGTAAGGAAAACGGATGGAACCCACCTCCTCCAAAGTGCAACA TTGCGACCTGTTCAAAACTTCCTGggataaaaaatgtacagtttaaGCCCCTAAAGGAGTTTTATGAATATGGAGAAACAGTCACGTACTCATGTGAGGAAGGGTTTAGACTTCAATTTACTTCGACAATATCATGTACTGATGACGGAACATTTCAGACTTCTCCTCGGTGTTTGG AGGTGACCTGTGATCCACCCAATATTGAAAATGCAGACGTAGTTGGAGAAAAGGCACCATCCTATACATATAACATGACCATCCAGTACCAGTGTGAAGAAGACTACACCATGGAGGGGTCTGACCTCCTGACCTGTAAGGAAAATGGATGGGATCCACCTCCTCCAAAGTGCAACA AGGTGACCTGTGATGAACCTCCAACTAACAGAATATGTATAGTTGAAAACAAAGCAAAGTATTATGAACATAAATCATTAGTCCAAGTCCGTTGTAACCCTGGAAATACAGAATGGACTTATGACATTATCTGTGAAGAAAATGGATGGAATCCAGCTCCTTCACATTGA